In Paenibacillus sp. J23TS9, a single genomic region encodes these proteins:
- a CDS encoding Gfo/Idh/MocA family protein, which translates to MRTVKVGIIGCGMIAGGKHMPCLSKLDNVQMVAFCDLKPERAEEAAQKYGTPSAKVFTNYKDLLAIEDIEVVHVLTPNSSHATISIDALESGKHVMCEKPMAVTGVEAKAMYEAHLRTGKKLTVGYQNRSNAKSQLLKKMIADGELGDIYLAKAVATRRRGVPTWGVFLDKEKQGGGPMIDIGTHSLDLILWLMDNYEPESVVGSVFHKLKYTENAANEWGAWDPNEFEVEDSAFGYVKFKNGATVIIETSWALNIAEGGGNLLCGTKGGADFIKNELRINGERNGSLFLNHIDVNPNARELFRGEEMTDFEYEAKQWIHSIVNDTEPLVKPREAMIVSQILEAVYISADTGKTVYFDKE; encoded by the coding sequence ATGAGAACCGTAAAGGTAGGGATCATCGGCTGCGGAATGATTGCGGGCGGCAAACATATGCCGTGTTTGTCCAAGTTAGACAATGTACAGATGGTGGCCTTCTGCGATTTGAAGCCGGAAAGAGCCGAGGAAGCGGCACAAAAATACGGCACACCAAGCGCAAAGGTGTTTACAAATTACAAGGATCTGCTTGCGATAGAAGATATTGAAGTCGTACATGTGCTTACACCGAACAGCTCTCATGCGACGATTTCAATTGATGCTCTCGAAAGCGGCAAACATGTCATGTGCGAAAAACCAATGGCGGTCACAGGTGTGGAGGCTAAAGCGATGTATGAAGCCCACTTGCGAACAGGCAAGAAGCTAACCGTCGGATACCAGAATCGTTCCAACGCTAAAAGCCAACTGTTAAAAAAGATGATCGCTGATGGGGAACTTGGAGATATCTATTTAGCAAAAGCTGTCGCTACCCGAAGAAGAGGCGTACCTACGTGGGGCGTGTTTCTTGATAAAGAAAAGCAGGGGGGCGGTCCTATGATCGATATTGGAACCCACTCCCTTGATCTGATCTTATGGTTGATGGATAACTATGAGCCGGAGAGTGTCGTCGGCAGTGTTTTCCATAAACTGAAGTATACTGAAAATGCCGCGAATGAATGGGGAGCCTGGGATCCTAACGAATTCGAGGTCGAAGATTCGGCGTTCGGGTATGTGAAATTTAAAAATGGAGCTACAGTCATCATTGAAACCAGTTGGGCCCTAAACATTGCGGAAGGTGGCGGCAACCTGCTTTGCGGAACGAAGGGAGGAGCGGATTTTATAAAAAATGAACTACGGATCAATGGCGAAAGGAACGGGAGCTTGTTCCTGAATCATATCGATGTGAATCCGAACGCAAGAGAGCTATTCAGGGGAGAAGAAATGACAGATTTCGAGTATGAGGCCAAACAATGGATTCACAGTATCGTGAACGATACCGAACCCTTGGTTAAACCGAGGGAAGCTATGATTGTTTCACAAATATTAGAAGCGGTGTATATATCCGCAGATACAGGAAAAACCGTTTATTTTGATAAGGAATAA
- a CDS encoding Gfo/Idh/MocA family protein — protein MLNVAMLSKWHVHAADYARRLQNHGNVKLTAVWDEQPERGSEWAAQLGTDFEADLDTLLQREDIDGVVVDAPTSMHADIMVAAAEAGKHIFTEKAMALTVQECDLISAAVRKAGVKFCISFPARTRPHQLFAKQLIDDHVLGAITLLRIRNGHDGALNNWLPDYWYDEKQTGGGAMMDLGCHPMYIASWLLGKPKRITSMFHYFTNRAVEDNAQCSIEFVNNAVALVETSLVTYNTPSALEIYGTEGTLIISDDTVRVISKKLDLPFSGWVSPNQLPQEQPLPIIQWADALIHGNPMPFGLEDGKKLTELLEGAYVAHKENRTVEFK, from the coding sequence ATGTTGAACGTTGCGATGTTAAGTAAGTGGCATGTGCATGCCGCAGATTACGCAAGAAGGCTGCAAAATCATGGAAACGTTAAGCTCACGGCCGTCTGGGACGAACAGCCTGAACGCGGAAGCGAGTGGGCTGCCCAATTGGGAACGGATTTTGAAGCGGATTTGGACACTCTGCTGCAACGGGAGGACATCGATGGAGTCGTGGTTGACGCTCCTACAAGTATGCATGCAGACATCATGGTAGCCGCCGCTGAGGCCGGTAAACACATTTTTACCGAGAAAGCCATGGCGCTTACTGTCCAAGAATGCGACCTTATTTCTGCAGCAGTACGCAAAGCAGGCGTCAAGTTCTGCATTTCATTTCCCGCTCGCACAAGGCCGCACCAATTGTTCGCGAAGCAGCTGATCGATGACCATGTATTAGGGGCCATTACGCTTTTGCGCATTCGTAATGGCCACGATGGTGCTTTGAATAATTGGCTCCCGGATTACTGGTATGATGAGAAGCAAACAGGGGGCGGAGCCATGATGGACTTGGGTTGTCATCCGATGTACATCGCCAGTTGGCTGCTTGGTAAGCCGAAAAGAATCACATCCATGTTTCATTATTTCACCAATCGAGCAGTAGAAGATAATGCGCAGTGCTCTATTGAGTTCGTAAACAATGCGGTCGCACTGGTCGAAACAAGCCTGGTTACGTACAATACTCCTTCTGCTCTTGAGATTTACGGTACGGAGGGCACCTTGATCATCTCAGATGATACAGTCAGAGTCATTTCGAAGAAGCTCGATTTACCTTTTTCCGGATGGGTTTCACCCAATCAACTCCCTCAAGAGCAGCCACTTCCGATCATCCAATGGGCAGACGCATTGATTCATGGCAATCCGATGCCCTTCGGACTGGAAGACGGGAAGAAATTGACGGAGCTATTGGAAGGGGCATACGTCGCTCATAAGGAGAATCGAACGGTAGAGTTCAAATAA